In Candidatus Methylomirabilis lanthanidiphila, the DNA window AGATACGCGACCTCTGGCCCGAGTCTCTCCTGGCTTCGGGCATTGGACGAAAAGATTCCGCCTTTATTCGCGGCCTGGAGGGGTTAACCCGGTTCCTGTATCGCCACTGTGATCGGATTATCGTGGTGACGGACGCGTTTAAAGAGAACCTGACGGCCGGGCGTGGGCTGCCGCCGGGAAAGATTGATGTGATCGAGAACGGCGTGGAGACGGAGAAGTTCAACCACCGGGTGGATGCCAACGGGTTACGGCGGCATCTTGGCCTGGAGGGTAAATTTGTCGTGTCCTACATCGGAACCATCGGGTATGCCCATGGTCTGGACATCATCCTTCAGGCAGCTCACAGGCTAAAGGGGATCCTCCCCGAGGCCATGTTGCTGCTGGTCGGGGAGGGCGCCGAAAAAGACAAGCTGGAGGGTCGGGCGCGGAGGGAAGGTCTGGGCAATATACGTTTTATCCCTCAACAGCCTCGCGACGACATCCCTCGCTTTATCGCGCTGTCTGACGTGTGCCTGGTCCTCCTGCGAAAGGCGGAACTGTTTACGACCGTGCTTCCCTCCAAGATGCTTGAGTTTATGGCGTGCGGGCGCCCAGTGGTGCTGGGGGTCGAGGGACAGGCCCGCGAGATCCTGGATCAGGCGCAAGCAGGCGTGTGCATCGAGCCGGGCGAGCCTGAGGATCTGGTGCAGGCTGTGGTGAATCTTTATCGAGATCCAGCGTTACGTTCTCGATTGGGCGAAAACGGAAGGGATTTCATCGTGAAGCATTTCTCGCGGAGACACAAGGCGATGCAATATTTGGAGATCTTGGGCAGCATGAACGGAAAGAGACAAGAGACACTCGAGGCCCATTCGATCAGTCAACGACGTCGATGAAGCAATACCTCATACACGTGATGCGCCCATGGGCATGAAGGGTGTAACGCTTGGCAAAATCCCCCCCAACCCCCCTTTTCAAAAGGGGGGAACGAGGGGATTTCGGGACCGGAGCGAGAGACGTTCTGGCCGATGGCAAGAGATCGTCCTGCGCTGGCTCCCGCTCATTATAAGGAACTGAGAATGTCGGTATCCGAGATAGCGATTGTCACGGCAGGAGGTCTTTTAATTTCTCGTCCATCGCTTTGGCGCTCTTACCCTCTGTTTCCCGAATGACCCCTCGGGCGGCCAGCACGTCTTTGAATTCAGGTACGGTGAGCCCGACAATCTCTGCGGCCTTTGCCAGAGAGAGCCGTCTTTTTCGCCACAACGCGATAGTCCCATCCAGCTTGAGCGCCGGGTTGGTATTCAGGTACAAGACAAGGGCTTCCTCCCGAATACCTTGTGACTTCATGTGACGCTCAAATGTGAGGGCGTCGATTGCGTCAATAGCGTCCATCTAGTCTATCTGGTCCGGACCAACTGGTATGATCAGGGAAAGCGCGATCGCGAGCGAGCGATCCTCGATGTTGAGCACGACTACTTTGAGTGGGCGTGCTTTACGACGCAGCCAGCTGCCGAGAAAGTGGTCGAGGCGTTAGGACTGTTCAAGGGACTGACACGGTGTCCTGGCCGTGAACGGTGACGGCGTCCATCTGACATATGCTAACCGTCGATCGATAACGCGAGTCGTAGGGAAAAAGAGTAAACCGGATGCCCCCCGTTATTGACAGCAGGTATCGACCGGGTTACAGTCGATGTTGCTTGGAACCGGTTGGGTGAGGCGGTAAGGAATGGATGCAGCAACTATACGCCGGTTGGTCGCCGAGGGACGGTACGAGTTTTCGAAGCACGCCGAGAGGGAACGAGAAGCCGATATGATCCTGACCACGGAGTTGGAAGAGGCCCTGAAGCGCAGCGAAATCATCGAGGATTATCCAGGTGACCCACGAGGACCGAGCTGCCTGGTCCTGGGATTCTCTGGCCAGAGACCTATCCATGCTGTGTGCGGCCTTCGGCAAGACCCTGAGGAGCTGTTCCTCATCACCGTGTATGATCCTTCCAAACGGCCCGAGCACTGGATGGAACATTATAGGCGGCGAAGGAGGTAATGAAATGGCCAGGGTGTATCACCGGTGCTATTTTTGCGGTGGAGAGGTTATCGAGCAACGGGTCACTGTGGACTATCGATGGGGAGACGCATTCCTGGTGGTCATTCGCCACGTACCGGCTGGAGTTTGCCAACAGTGTGGCGAACAGTATTTGAAGGCTGAGGTAGTCAAAGAGATGGAGAAGGTCGCCCACTCTCAGGAGGAGGCAAAGGAAATCCTTCGAATCCCGGTCAGGGAACTGCAAGTGGCATAGGACGATTGCGTCGTCGCGTCTATCGCGTCGATTGCGTCTGTGGCGTCGATCTGGTCCGGACCAAACAGACCGAATAGACCAAAGAGGCTAAATAGACGGAAAAAGATGTGAGGAGTGAGGAGTAAGGAGTAGGACGTAATGGATGGTCATGAGTTGTAACGGGTGGTCAGGGGTCAGGAGTCAGGGTGGAAAGAATGCTTGCAGGAGTTGTGGGCTCGGGCTATCGTGTACCCGGGAGGGACGATATGGCCGTTGAAGTTCTCAGGCGCTCGTTTACCACCGAAGAATACCATCGCATGGGTGAGGCCGGCATCCTCCGCGAAGACGACCGGGTGGAGCTGATCGAGGGGGAGATTGTTCAGATGACACCGATCGGAAGCCGCCACGCGGCCTGTGTCATGCGGTTGAATCAGCTTTTCTCTCGCCATCCAGGCCAAGGGGTGTTGGTCAACGTGCAAAACCCCATTCAGCTCGGGAAGTACTCCGAACCCCAACCGGATGTGACGCTTCTGCGTTTCCGCCCGGACTTCTATGCCGAATCGCACCCCGGCCCAACGGATGTCCTCCTGGCGGTGGAAGTCGCTGAGACGTCAGCAGCATACGACCGGGAGGTGAAGGTGCTGCTCTATGCCAAGGCCGCCATTCCAGAAGTCTGGTTGGTGGACCTGACAGAGGGGTGGGTTGAGGTCTATCGACAACCGTCCCCTCAAGGGTACCAGGATGTCCGGACCTTCCGGCGTGGCGAAGTGGTGGTACCCCTCGGACTACCGGATGCGGTGGTCGCCATTGGCGACGTGCTGGGAGGCTAGGAAGCCAGAAGAGGCAGTACTGCAAGTCGGTTTACTAAGTTTCACTTGTTCACGCAATAAGCTCGACCCCCTCATCGGGTCATCATCCTTTCTCGACTTCGTCCATCTCTCACTGCTCTTGTAATGATTCCTGGCCGTCACCCGGAAGGGTTCCCTATATCATGACCGGGAGCTGGCGAGCCGTCTTGGGGCCAACGCCCGCCGGGCAGCACTGGAGTTCGATCGACCGGTCCAGGTGCGGGCGTATTACGAGCTGTTTCGGGAACTGTGCGAACCCCTCACTCCTCACTCTTTACTGTGTACTGAATCAGTAAGGCAGAACAGATGACGCGATGGCAAGAGATCGCCCTGCGCTGGCTCCCGCTCCTAGTCTGGATGGGGGTCGTGCTGGGGATCGGCGGCTCGGGCGCGCTGCCGATGCAGGAGTGGAACTGGTCGCGATGGCTGCTCCGCAAGGGGATCCATCTCGGTGAATATGCGATTCTCAGCCTGCTCGTCTATCGCGCGCTGGCGGCGACGCGCCAAGCGTTCCGCGCCGACCTCGCGTTCATGGCGGTCGGGCTGACGGTGGCGTTTGCCGGGCTTGATGAGTGGCGACAGAGCTTCATCCCCGGCCGGTCCGGCCGCGTACTGGACGTCGGGATCGATGCGATCGGCGCGGGAGTGGGGCAGGTTATGAGATGGAACGACGCGAAGCGGCTGTTCGATCTGGCGCTGTCCGGCGTGGGGCTGCTGGCGTCGCTGCCGGTGTGGGGGGCGATTGCCCTGGCCATTAAGGGGGAGGATAACGGGCCGGTCTTCTTCCGGGATCAGCGGGTCGGGCAGGGCGGGCGGGTGTTTACGGCCCTGAAGTTTCGGACGATGGTGCCCGATGCCGATCGCCTGTTCGGGCCGCGGCAGGCGACCGCAGACGACCCGCGGGTGACGCGGGTGGGACGGGTGCTGCGGGCGACGGCGATGGATGAGCTGCCGCAGCTTTGGAATATCTTTGT includes these proteins:
- a CDS encoding Glycosyl transferase group 1 → MKILYVSQYFPPEMGAPSARVYELSRHWVEAGHQVTVLTGFPNHPTGVVAPEYRRPMRRGTLREAVDGIDVVRTWLYAAPNRRPKERILNYSSFCASSCVRGMFVEPPDLVIATSPQLLVGFSGWWIARWKRCPFVLEIRDLWPESLLASGIGRKDSAFIRGLEGLTRFLYRHCDRIIVVTDAFKENLTAGRGLPPGKIDVIENGVETEKFNHRVDANGLRRHLGLEGKFVVSYIGTIGYAHGLDIILQAAHRLKGILPEAMLLLVGEGAEKDKLEGRARREGLGNIRFIPQQPRDDIPRFIALSDVCLVLLRKAELFTTVLPSKMLEFMACGRPVVLGVEGQAREILDQAQAGVCIEPGEPEDLVQAVVNLYRDPALRSRLGENGRDFIVKHFSRRHKAMQYLEILGSMNGKRQETLEAHSISQRRR
- a CDS encoding HEPN domain protein, encoding MTLKCEGVDCVNSVHLVYLVRTNWYDQGKRDRERAILDVEHDYFEWACFTTQPAAEKVVEALGLFKGLTRCPGRER
- a CDS encoding UDP-phosphate glucose phosphotransferase; amino-acid sequence: MTRWQEIALRWLPLLVWMGVVLGIGGSGALPMQEWNWSRWLLRKGIHLGEYAILSLLVYRALAATRQAFRADLAFMAVGLTVAFAGLDEWRQSFIPGRSGRVLDVGIDAIGAGVGQVMRWNDAKRLFDLALSGVGLLASLPVWGAIALAIKGEDNGPVFFRDQRVGQGGRVFTALKFRTMVPDADRLFGPRQATADDPRVTRVGRVLRATAMDELPQLWNIFVGEMSFVGPRALRPGEIEINRSTFKVQGSTNNVQGSMFNVQGLTKTVQRATFKVQGSKNDGEETEAVTALEGVAGYWERHVVPPGLTGIAQIFADRDIPSRQKFRYDLLYIRRRSFWLDIRLVALSFWVTFRGRWEVRGTKF